The following coding sequences are from one Clostridioides difficile ATCC 9689 = DSM 1296 window:
- a CDS encoding DUF3343 domain-containing protein — protein sequence MNQMYIVSFNSTHHAIRSEKLFGENSLKVMALPTPREITASCGISIKFSFEDMEKIKTILVENNVDIKGIYCISKLENGSKEVEKLD from the coding sequence ATGAATCAAATGTATATAGTGTCATTTAATTCGACACATCATGCGATAAGATCAGAAAAGTTATTTGGTGAAAATAGTCTAAAAGTAATGGCTCTTCCAACACCAAGAGAAATAACAGCAAGTTGTGGAATATCAATTAAATTTTCTTTTGAAGATATGGAAAAGATAAAAACTATTTTGGTTGAAAATAATGTAGATATAAAAGGAATTTATTGTATAAGTAAATTAGAAAATGGTTCAAAAGAAGTAGAGAAGTTAGATTAG
- a CDS encoding DUF951 domain-containing protein — translation MPMDLKIGDIVELKKQHACGCKEFEIIRTGMDIKIKCTRCSRLIMLDRETLEKRVKKLIKK, via the coding sequence ATGCCAATGGATTTAAAAATAGGTGATATTGTTGAATTAAAAAAGCAACATGCATGTGGGTGTAAAGAGTTTGAAATCATAAGAACGGGAATGGATATAAAGATAAAATGTACTAGATGTTCAAGGCTAATAATGCTTGATAGAGAGACCTTAGAAAAGAGAGTAAAAAAGCTAATAAAAAAGTGA
- the rstA gene encoding toxin production/motility transcriptional repressor RstA translates to MEILSLGEKIKKLRKEKNMTLKELAGDRITAAQISHIERDKSHTSYELLEYLGDKLDVSVEYLLETKEMQSKKITDNLILQSEIYIKENELNKAEDQIKEVLDICKRYDLMENYGRCNFLMANINLKKSNYNDAIENFEKALYFFIKNSDSENILKCYLNIGKIYMQEDFYKGAISHFNFAEEILSESKFEDVNIHKELYSKMAYCYIKLDNPNMSLKYIEKINEIDNRNDRKEDVDILVLKANNMLEIGKYEESRDYFKKALKILESEDNKTGLANVYLTICDVYRKIGETDRVLEYSQKVYDIKKNDEDEYMMSGLFKIIEAYIDKEDYDLARKYCKIALASSIKNKNKFNEYKALRFYANMYKNQNEVTLAIEYLIKCIKIVSDLGNNRILANLYIDLGQLYSNISKEKELEYYQKGVFMYKNLEIM, encoded by the coding sequence ATGGAAATTTTGAGCTTAGGAGAAAAGATTAAAAAGTTAAGAAAAGAAAAAAACATGACATTGAAAGAATTAGCTGGAGATAGGATAACAGCAGCACAAATAAGCCATATAGAGAGAGATAAATCTCATACTAGTTATGAACTGTTGGAATATCTAGGCGATAAGCTAGATGTAAGTGTAGAATACTTATTAGAGACCAAGGAAATGCAATCAAAAAAGATAACTGATAATTTAATACTACAGAGCGAAATTTATATAAAAGAAAATGAATTAAACAAGGCTGAGGACCAAATAAAAGAAGTTTTAGATATATGTAAGAGATACGATTTAATGGAGAACTATGGCAGATGTAATTTTTTAATGGCTAATATTAATTTGAAAAAATCTAATTATAATGATGCTATAGAAAACTTTGAAAAGGCATTGTACTTCTTTATAAAAAATAGTGATAGTGAAAATATACTTAAGTGTTATTTAAACATAGGGAAAATATATATGCAGGAAGACTTTTATAAAGGTGCTATAAGCCACTTTAATTTTGCAGAGGAAATTTTGTCAGAGAGTAAATTTGAGGATGTTAACATACACAAGGAACTATATAGTAAGATGGCATATTGTTACATAAAACTAGATAATCCAAATATGTCATTGAAGTACATAGAAAAGATAAATGAAATAGATAATAGAAATGATAGAAAAGAAGATGTCGATATTTTGGTGTTAAAAGCAAATAATATGCTTGAGATTGGAAAATATGAAGAATCAAGAGATTACTTTAAAAAAGCACTAAAAATACTTGAGAGTGAGGATAATAAAACTGGATTAGCAAATGTGTATTTAACAATTTGTGATGTTTACAGAAAAATAGGTGAAACAGATAGAGTACTTGAATATTCACAAAAGGTATATGACATAAAGAAAAATGATGAAGATGAATACATGATGTCAGGATTATTTAAGATAATAGAAGCATATATAGATAAAGAAGATTATGATTTAGCTAGAAAATATTGTAAGATAGCCTTAGCTTCATCAATAAAAAATAAAAATAAATTCAATGAATATAAAGCATTGAGATTCTATGCTAATATGTATAAAAATCAGAATGAAGTAACTCTTGCAATTGAATATCTGATTAAATGCATAAAAATAGTATCAGATTTAGGCAACAATAGAATATTGGCCAATTTATATATAGACTTAGGTCAATTATATTCAAATATATCAAAAGAAAAAGAGTTAGAATATTATCAAAAAGGTGTATTTATGTACAAAAACTTAGAAATAATGTAG
- a CDS encoding GerMN domain-containing protein — MKNKKIMLVLSILSISIFAVGCTNAQNGSDSSKKETKSNTNVEQPKEENNTEKEVPNNKAKPTPKEETKAQSATIYSFDVDKTDLIENKVDLNKIDENTLFEELQKLKVVPESAKLNSFTTKDIDGVKTGILDVSSDFTKSNLGSDAETLMLDSVARTYIKNMNVEQIKITVDGSNYESGHIVLEEGDYLK, encoded by the coding sequence ATGAAAAATAAGAAAATAATGTTAGTGTTAAGTATATTATCTATATCTATATTCGCAGTTGGTTGTACTAATGCTCAAAATGGAAGTGATTCATCTAAAAAAGAAACTAAGAGCAATACAAATGTTGAGCAACCAAAAGAAGAAAACAATACTGAAAAAGAGGTTCCTAATAACAAAGCTAAACCTACTCCAAAAGAAGAAACTAAAGCTCAATCAGCTACTATTTACTCTTTTGATGTAGATAAGACAGATTTAATTGAAAATAAAGTTGATTTAAATAAAATTGATGAGAACACTTTATTTGAAGAACTTCAAAAACTTAAAGTTGTTCCAGAATCTGCAAAATTAAATTCATTTACTACAAAAGACATTGATGGTGTAAAAACTGGTATATTAGATGTTAGCTCTGACTTTACAAAGTCAAACTTAGGTAGTGATGCAGAAACTTTAATGCTTGATTCAGTTGCTCGTACTTACATAAAAAATATGAATGTTGAACAAATAAAAATTACTGTTGATGGTTCTAATTACGAAAGTGGTCATATAGTTCTTGAAGAAGGAGATTACTTAAAGTAA
- the noc gene encoding nucleoid occlusion protein — translation MEDKRVMEIPIEDVVPNPYQPRKIFSQVSLEELSNSIKVYGIIQPITVRAKDGKYELIAGERRLRAAKLAELKTIPAIINNMNDESSAVLALLENLQREDLNFIEEAIGYENLIKEHAFTQQQLAEKLGKNQSTVANKLRILKLPNDIKMKLIENNLTERHARAFLKLPSEDLMQSVLDKVIKNELTVKKTEKLIQDVLEETKVQEEPDKKQNIKGAMSIRIYINTIKQAFDAISNTGIDAKYNEIDKGDYMEVVVKIPKK, via the coding sequence ATGGAAGATAAAAGAGTTATGGAGATACCTATAGAAGATGTAGTTCCAAATCCATATCAACCAAGAAAAATATTTTCACAAGTTTCATTGGAGGAATTGAGCAATTCTATAAAGGTATATGGTATAATTCAACCTATAACAGTTAGAGCAAAAGATGGCAAATATGAACTAATTGCAGGAGAAAGAAGATTAAGAGCAGCTAAATTAGCAGAACTTAAAACCATACCAGCAATTATAAATAATATGAACGATGAATCTTCTGCTGTTCTAGCGTTATTAGAAAATTTGCAACGAGAAGACTTAAATTTCATTGAAGAAGCAATTGGTTATGAAAACTTAATAAAAGAACATGCTTTTACTCAACAGCAATTAGCAGAAAAATTGGGCAAAAATCAATCTACTGTAGCAAATAAGCTTAGAATATTAAAGCTTCCAAACGATATAAAAATGAAGCTAATAGAGAATAATTTAACAGAAAGACATGCTAGAGCATTTCTTAAACTACCAAGTGAAGATTTAATGCAAAGTGTGTTAGACAAAGTCATAAAAAATGAATTGACTGTTAAAAAAACAGAAAAATTGATACAAGATGTATTAGAAGAAACTAAAGTTCAAGAAGAGCCTGATAAAAAACAGAATATAAAGGGTGCTATGAGTATAAGAATTTACATAAATACTATAAAGCAGGCCTTTGATGCTATATCAAATACAGGAATTGATGCTAAGTATAATGAAATAGATAAGGGAGATTATATGGAAGTTGTTGTAAAAATCCCTAAAAAATAG
- a CDS encoding ParB/RepB/Spo0J family partition protein, which produces MENKSKRSNRLGRGLSALIPEIKGETSEKEIVNIDIDKIYPNEVQPRKQFDEEKIKVLSDSIKNYGVLQPIVVKMDENNKYMIIAGERRFRASKLANKNQIPAIIKDIDMKDIMEIALIENLQREDLNSIEEALAYKSLIEHYNVTQEEISEAVGKSRPHITNTLRLLNLGQDVIEMIDSGRITAGHGKALLRIADKDLQLQIAKKIEEEELSVREVENIAKKISENKQEEPKKSKPKDVFILDVEDKLRNIFGTKVNISKGKKKGKIEIEYYNDDDLNSIVSMLLE; this is translated from the coding sequence ATGGAGAATAAGTCTAAAAGAAGTAATAGATTAGGTAGAGGTCTTAGTGCATTGATACCAGAAATTAAAGGAGAAACTTCAGAAAAAGAAATAGTCAACATAGATATAGACAAAATATATCCAAACGAAGTTCAACCTAGAAAGCAATTTGATGAAGAAAAGATAAAAGTATTGTCTGACTCTATAAAAAATTATGGTGTTTTACAGCCAATAGTGGTTAAAATGGATGAAAATAATAAATATATGATAATAGCTGGAGAAAGAAGATTTAGAGCATCAAAACTTGCAAATAAAAATCAAATACCTGCTATAATTAAAGATATAGATATGAAAGATATAATGGAGATAGCCTTAATTGAAAACTTACAGAGGGAAGATTTAAATTCAATAGAAGAGGCTCTAGCATATAAGAGTTTAATAGAGCATTACAATGTAACTCAGGAAGAAATATCAGAAGCTGTTGGGAAGAGTAGACCTCATATAACTAATACACTAAGACTTTTAAATCTTGGACAAGATGTTATAGAAATGATAGACAGTGGTAGAATTACAGCAGGCCATGGTAAGGCTTTATTGAGAATTGCAGATAAAGATTTGCAACTTCAAATAGCGAAAAAAATAGAAGAAGAAGAACTTTCTGTAAGAGAAGTCGAAAATATAGCTAAAAAAATATCTGAAAATAAACAAGAAGAACCTAAAAAATCTAAACCTAAGGATGTATTTATTTTAGATGTTGAAGATAAACTTAGAAATATATTTGGAACAAAGGTGAATATTTCTAAAGGAAAGAAAAAAGGTAAAATAGAGATAGAATACTATAATGATGATGATTTAAATAGTATTGTATCAATGCTTCTTGAATAG
- the yedF gene encoding sulfurtransferase-like selenium metabolism protein YedF, whose amino-acid sequence MSIKIDARGLACPKPVINTKRELDNLEEGVVVTIVDNETAKENILKLAKSLSCEANIVDEKENFISIEIRKGKNILDKQNVVDNKESELDNTCIFISSDKMGLGNDELGKVLIKGFIYTLTESKPYPKYVLLVNGGVKLSAENEETIENLKILENMGVEVLSCGTCLDYYNLKDKLQVGTVTNMYTIVETLKNASNTISI is encoded by the coding sequence ATGAGTATAAAAATAGATGCGAGAGGGCTTGCTTGTCCTAAACCAGTTATAAATACAAAAAGAGAATTGGATAACCTAGAAGAAGGTGTTGTAGTTACAATAGTTGATAATGAAACAGCTAAGGAGAATATATTAAAACTTGCTAAATCTTTAAGTTGTGAAGCAAATATTGTTGACGAAAAAGAGAATTTTATATCTATAGAAATTAGAAAAGGTAAAAATATACTAGATAAACAAAATGTTGTAGATAATAAAGAAAGTGAATTAGACAATACATGTATATTTATATCTTCAGATAAGATGGGACTTGGAAATGACGAATTAGGAAAAGTGTTAATAAAAGGATTTATATATACATTAACAGAATCTAAACCTTATCCTAAGTATGTACTTTTAGTTAATGGAGGAGTAAAATTAAGTGCTGAAAATGAAGAAACCATAGAAAATCTAAAAATACTTGAGAATATGGGTGTAGAAGTTTTATCTTGTGGTACTTGTTTAGATTATTATAATTTAAAAGACAAATTACAAGTAGGTACAGTTACAAATATGTATACTATAGTTGAGACATTAAAGAATGCATCAAATACCATTTCTATATAA
- a CDS encoding aminotransferase class V-fold PLP-dependent enzyme encodes MIYLDNAATTYPKPERVYNAVLDCMKNYCANPGRAGHKLAMRAAREIYDTRENIAKLFNVSNPMNIVFTSNATDSLNLAIKGVLQEGDHVITTSMEHNSVIRPIKALEKRGIENTVVKCDYEGFLDYEDLEKSIKNNTKLIVTTHASNVCGTLIDIKKVGEIAKKHNILFLVDASQTAGVYDIDVNECNIDMLAMPGHKCLFGPQGTGILYVREGLNLNILKEGGTGSKSEEIVQPELFPDKYESGTHNTPGIAGLNQGILFIFERGINNIRQHEEELCQYMIDKLEEVPDIKIYGPKDSKKRASVIALNIGDMDSGEVTFLLDSDYNIATRSGIHCSPLAHTTLGTLKQGAVRFSIGYFNTKDEIDKAVEALKKISKNK; translated from the coding sequence ATGATTTATTTAGATAATGCTGCAACTACATATCCAAAACCAGAAAGAGTGTATAATGCTGTTTTAGATTGTATGAAAAATTATTGTGCAAATCCAGGTAGAGCCGGCCATAAACTTGCTATGAGAGCTGCTAGGGAGATATATGATACAAGAGAGAATATAGCTAAGTTGTTCAATGTAAGTAATCCTATGAATATAGTATTTACATCTAATGCAACAGATTCTTTAAATTTAGCGATAAAAGGTGTATTACAAGAAGGAGACCATGTAATAACAACGTCTATGGAGCATAATTCAGTAATAAGACCTATAAAAGCATTGGAAAAAAGGGGTATTGAAAATACTGTAGTAAAATGCGATTATGAGGGATTTTTAGATTATGAAGATTTAGAAAAATCAATAAAGAATAATACTAAATTGATTGTAACAACACATGCGTCTAATGTATGTGGAACTTTAATAGATATAAAAAAAGTTGGAGAAATAGCTAAAAAACATAATATACTATTTTTAGTAGATGCATCACAAACAGCAGGTGTTTATGATATAGACGTAAATGAATGTAATATAGATATGTTGGCAATGCCAGGTCATAAATGCTTATTTGGACCTCAAGGAACAGGTATATTATATGTAAGAGAAGGGTTGAACTTAAATATATTAAAAGAAGGTGGAACAGGTAGTAAATCAGAAGAAATAGTTCAACCAGAGTTATTCCCAGATAAATATGAATCAGGAACTCATAATACTCCAGGTATAGCAGGTCTTAACCAAGGTATACTATTTATATTTGAAAGAGGAATCAACAATATAAGACAACATGAAGAAGAATTATGTCAATATATGATAGACAAATTAGAGGAAGTACCAGATATAAAGATATATGGACCAAAGGACAGTAAAAAAAGAGCATCAGTAATAGCTCTAAATATAGGAGATATGGATTCTGGAGAGGTTACTTTCTTATTAGATAGTGATTATAATATAGCGACTAGATCAGGAATACATTGTTCACCACTAGCACATACCACTTTAGGTACTTTAAAACAAGGTGCAGTAAGGTTCAGTATAGGATATTTCAACACAAAAGATGAGATAGATAAAGCAGTGGAAGCTTTGAAAAAAATTTCAAAAAATAAATAG
- a CDS encoding ParA family protein, which yields MGKVIAVFNQKGGVGKTTTNVNLSASLGTLGKKILVLDLDPQGNTTSGYGINKNEVENTIYEIMLDGLHIKEAIISTEFENIDVVPSATELSGAEIELTSKTNREYILKNSIKAVIDEYDYIFLDCPPSLGMLTINCLTAVDSVLIPIQCEYYALEGVSQLMETIKLVKSRLNADIEIQGVVLSMFDGRANLSIQVVEEVKKYFKGSVYTTLIPRNVRLAEAPSHGKPVIYYDKRCRGSVAYLELAEEFIDLEEEEW from the coding sequence ATGGGCAAAGTTATAGCTGTATTCAATCAAAAGGGTGGAGTCGGGAAAACTACAACAAATGTAAATTTAAGTGCTAGCTTAGGAACTTTGGGAAAGAAAATATTAGTATTAGATTTAGACCCACAAGGAAATACAACTAGTGGATATGGTATTAATAAAAACGAAGTAGAAAATACAATCTATGAAATTATGTTAGATGGGTTACATATTAAAGAAGCAATAATAAGTACTGAATTTGAGAATATAGATGTAGTTCCATCAGCTACTGAACTATCAGGTGCAGAGATAGAGCTTACATCTAAAACTAATAGAGAGTATATTTTAAAAAATTCCATAAAAGCGGTAATAGATGAATATGATTATATATTTTTAGATTGTCCACCCTCACTGGGGATGCTTACAATAAATTGTTTAACTGCTGTAGATAGTGTTTTAATTCCAATACAATGTGAATATTATGCTTTAGAAGGTGTTAGTCAATTAATGGAGACTATAAAATTAGTAAAATCAAGATTAAATGCTGATATAGAAATTCAAGGTGTTGTTTTAAGTATGTTTGATGGAAGAGCTAATTTATCAATACAAGTAGTTGAAGAAGTTAAGAAATACTTTAAAGGTAGTGTATATACAACTTTAATTCCAAGAAATGTAAGACTTGCAGAAGCTCCAAGTCATGGAAAACCTGTAATTTATTATGATAAAAGATGTAGAGGGTCTGTAGCTTATTTGGAGCTAGCAGAAGAATTTATAGATTTAGAAGAGGAGGAATGGTAG
- the rsmG gene encoding 16S rRNA (guanine(527)-N(7))-methyltransferase RsmG: MNNIELLKNGIEGFNIDTNDSMLEKFKIYREILVDWNKKMNLTGIEDEKEVYIKHFLDSISAVKNGYIKNGMSIIDVGTGAGFPGIPLKICLDSLELTLLDSLNKRINFLEEVSRVLELDNITFIHGRAEDFGKNEDYREKYDVATARAVAGLPILMEFCVPFVKVGGYFICLKGPNANLELEESQKAIDVLGLEYIEKIDVELPEVDLNHNILVFKKVMETPVKYPRKAGKPAKNPIK; encoded by the coding sequence GTGAATAATATAGAACTTCTGAAAAACGGGATTGAAGGTTTTAATATAGATACGAATGACAGTATGTTAGAAAAATTTAAAATCTATAGAGAGATATTAGTTGACTGGAATAAAAAGATGAATCTTACTGGAATAGAAGATGAAAAAGAAGTGTATATAAAACATTTTTTAGACTCTATTTCAGCTGTAAAGAATGGATATATAAAAAATGGGATGTCTATAATAGATGTTGGTACAGGTGCTGGTTTTCCTGGAATACCATTGAAAATATGTTTAGATAGCTTAGAACTTACTTTGTTAGATTCGTTAAATAAAAGAATAAACTTTTTAGAGGAAGTTAGTAGAGTACTAGAGTTAGATAATATTACATTTATACATGGAAGAGCTGAAGATTTTGGTAAAAATGAAGACTATAGGGAAAAATATGATGTTGCTACGGCAAGAGCTGTTGCTGGATTACCGATTCTTATGGAATTTTGTGTACCATTTGTAAAAGTTGGAGGGTATTTTATTTGCTTAAAAGGTCCGAATGCTAATTTAGAGCTAGAAGAATCACAAAAGGCTATTGATGTTTTAGGATTGGAGTATATTGAAAAAATAGATGTAGAGTTACCAGAGGTAGATTTAAATCATAATATATTAGTTTTTAAAAAAGTGATGGAAACACCAGTTAAGTACCCTAGAAAAGCTGGTAAACCAGCCAAAAATCCTATTAAGTAA